A part of Drosophila bipectinata strain 14024-0381.07 chromosome 3L, DbipHiC1v2, whole genome shotgun sequence genomic DNA contains:
- the LOC108119509 gene encoding uncharacterized protein has protein sequence MLKIKPRDLGSFVALTALHVCSVLQPVVEAQANVKTVYPVVDRRLMLQVGYQYSHWMLVKSMMYSLLVVFGLWYSRHLQQAKRLETEEKRGILKDAQQLTADDVKEQWLSRKQQDAFPTSKFLFFAAPWLLSFLGSGLINYVRLYMVIQHFCVSNWRAIQIYGELQVLFLRRLLAATLIPYWSQFVGGDSLENSATSMPANYISYETHLLD, from the coding sequence ATGTTGAAGATTAAGCCTAGAGATTTGGGGTCCTTTGTGGCATTGACTGCCCTGCACGTGTGCTCCGTCCTGCAGCCCGTGGTGGAGGCCCAGGCGAACGTCAAGACAGTCTACCCAGTGGTGGATCGAAGACTGATGCTCCAAGTGGGCTACCAGTACAGCCACTGGATGCTGGTCAAATCCATGATGTACTCCCTTCTGGTGGTGTTCGGGCTCTGGTACAGTCGCCATCTGCAGCAAGCAAAGAGGCTGGAAACGGAGGAGAAACGAGGCATCCTGAAGGATGCACAGCAGCTAACCGCCGACGATGTGAAAGAGCAATGGCTGAGCAGAAAGCAACAGGATGCCTTTCCGACGAGCAAGTTCCTCTTCTTCGCTGCACCCTGGCTACTCAGTTTCCTGGGCAGCGGGCTGATCAACTACGTCCGACTTTATATGGTCATCCAGCACTTTTGCGTCTCCAACTGGCGGGCTATCCAGATATATGGGGAGCTTCAAGTGCTCTTCCTGCGCCGCCTGCTGGCCGCGACTCTGATTCCCTACTGGTCGCAATTCGTCGGAGgagactcccttgaaaattcGGCCACCTCCATGCCCGCCAACTATATCAGCTACGAGACCCATCTCCTGGACTGA
- the S-Lap3 gene encoding cytosol aminopeptidase, whose translation MRGQLMRRGPALAKQLILSPASFRIEQVRFATAGCGAGDVKGGKGLVLGLYEKESGKGPRLTPAGEKFDDRVQGKLSELVCETKLTGRLGRGKVFNNIDPDFRSICVVGVGLEGIAFNELEMLDEGMENVRVAAGIGARSLQTIGCNEVHIDNMDYAEQAAEGAALAIWRYEENLAKKYRSTIPKLELYGSPDVESWTRGLFKAEAQNLARRICDAPANCMTPTIVAQTAVDALCPCGITVEVRTMEWIEQQHLNSFLMIAKGSCEPPVLLEVAYCGTSPEDKPILLVGQGITFNSGGINLRACKGMDEFRGDLTGAASILAAMRAAAALSLPINITAVIPLCENLPSGMSCKPGDVVTLLNSKSLAVRNISRTGVVVISDPMLYGQITYKPRLVVDIGSMCTGVKKAVGGGATGIWSNSHYIWKQFQRAGSLTGDRLWRFPLWRYYKDRVAENLSFDLLNDGDGHASSCLAAAVLHELVPCSDWAHLDTYGTGLLSTYGLVPYLTAGRMTGRPTRTIVQFLYQMACPEQPK comes from the coding sequence ATGCGTGGACAACTGATGCGACGTGGCCCCGCCTTGGCAAAGCAACTGATCCTTTCGCCCGCGTCCTTCCGCATCGAGCAGGTCCGTTTTGCGACTGCCGGTTGCGGGGCAGGCGATGTCAAGGGGGGCAAGGGCCTCGTACTCGGTCTTTACGAGAAGGAGTCGGGCAAGGGTCCGCGCCTCACGCCCGCCGGAGAAAAGTTCGACGACCGGGTCCAGGGCAAGCTGTCGGAGCTGGTGTGCGAGACGAAGCTGACGGGGCGACTCGGTCGCGGCAAGGTCTTCAACAACATAGACCCCGACTTTCGGTCCATATGCGTGGTGGGCGTGGGCCTGGAGGGCATTGCCTTCAACGAACTCGAGATGCTCGACGAGGGCATGGAGAATGTCCGAGTGGCAGCGGGGATCGGTGCCAGATCCCTGCAAACCATCGGCTGCAACGAGGTCCATATAGACAACATGGACTATGCAGAGCAGGCGGCGGAGGGCGCGGCCTTGGCGATATGGCGCTACGAAGAGAACCTGGCCAAGAAGTACCGCAGCACCATACCCAAGCTGGAGCTCTACGGTTCGCCAGACGTCGAGTCGTGGACGAGGGGTCTGTTCAAGGCCGAGGCCCAGAACTTGGCGCGGCGCATCTGCGACGCCCCAGCCAACTGCATGACCCCCACCATCGTAGCCCAGACCGCTGTGGACGCTCTGTGCCCCTGCGGCATCACTGTCGAGGTGCGCACCATGGAGTGGATAGAACAGCAGCACCTCAACTCCTTCCTTATGATTGCCAAGGGCAGCTGCGAGCCGCCCGTTCTCCTGGAGGTGGCCTATTGCGGCACCTCACCCGAGGACAAGCCCATTCTGCTGGTCGGCCAGGGCATAACGTTCAATTCCGGAGGCATCAACCTGCGCGCTTGCAAGGGCATGGACGAGTTCCGTGGTGACCTTACCGGAGCAGCTTCAATCCTGGCCGCGATGCGGGCAGCAGCTGCCCTCTCTCTGCCAATCAATATCACAGCCGTGATACCGTTGTGCGAGAACCTGCCCTCCGGCATGTCCTGCAAGCCGGGTGATGTGGTCACCCTGCTGAACAGTAAGTCTCTAGCCGTCCGTAACATCAGCCGCACCGGTGTCGTGGTCATATCCGATCCCATGCTCTATGGCCAGATTACGTACAAGCCCCGGTTGGTGGTGGACATTGGGTCCATGTGCACGGGCGTCAAGAAGGCCGTCGGCGGTGGCGCCACCGGCATCTGGTCGAATTCGCACTACATTTGGAAGCAGTTCCAGCGGGCTGGATCCCTGACCGGGGACCGGCTCTGGCGATTCCCCCTGTGGCGCTACTACAAGGACCGTGTGGCCGAGAACCTGAGCTTCGATCTGTTGAATGATGGAGATGGTCATGCCTCATCCTGCCTGGCGGCTGCCGTCCTCCACGAACTGGTACCCTGCAGCGATTGGGCCCATTTGGACACCTACGGCACCGGCTTGCTGAGCACCTATGGACTGGTGCCCTATTTAACAGCCGGACGGATGACTGGGAGACCTACCAGAACAATAGTGCAATTCCTTTACCAGATGGCATGTCCGGAGCAGCCTAAATAG
- the Gem3 gene encoding uncharacterized protein Gem3, translating into MQRSLAHNLENGGKRTSDVEPGRVLSFSQLNLKRDVLRGLMRNKFTTPTRIQAAAIPLVLADNDLLIQSKSGTGKTLIYVLGAMNSYKSTLRWPHALIVVPTRELAIQVMDTFFYLSFFMSSCRAHAFIGGTDVAKDRKRMSESNVIIGTPGRLLHLYRNRVFDMSKIRLLVLDEADQLFETKGMQDTVHELISALPEKRQVVACSATYENNLDERLAKTMKQPLLISNSERATVLLGIRQFVYDLPQKINSLEEMRSKLDALLKIFAQLPYEQAILFASSKMRADSYRNYLEASGIQCSLLTGAMDQADRLNVFKSYTSFTTRIIVATDVMARGVDSKHANLVINLDPPKDHVTYLHRIGRAGRFGSQGIAITFVTPKETEKFHKILSACTTGMSVLEFPKDLTESENFSFWDFDKYNFPYYVKTESSPLAEMPVKGPKVAEKSDKVAEKDAEAINNKIMDSNESIDKDFVKLEAMEAAMGDPQQEIMKESSVEVVENGSNAPNTDLNTASEPKDDISKVETSNEDEKLELLLKKTDPMQGSTESLENALFKIANLEKEMAELQSTVHEKILGSAPTKSTEEPPQLEDKGVSTGEDFKLSPDVENPKLIITADPGTSNSIESSKNQEEVEKMSAPEKNSPNPDELFSPELTPSLTPLEISQEPSPTTTTPPAPPANSINTKTYCLVAPYNFSSSTTLQPLAISNTVDDASSISSDSLESGLSASQKTYSYESIFTISDEKEIWKRYKMKVKKHTCRISIRRPLLYHWIKRSSNGAKRTKIIYKKKIYGMYSPYPESNYFIMLTKFQNRKRIIERLDKNIADQNLGGAAVQRLMGTLYDSLVELYDPKLEKSSFYKPEVQPENDTKEKVPLPEMPTNKSSSEIQAQEKELDEIIIVWQDSETEKPSLTLDYTASEGQTDEVRGRQEAETDNPSVEQEGPQENNENVETVAPEVEGEESSQDPDVAGEPLVKLSIHVTNNIDIAPNQTDKLSLELEAQKKDGNGTDNPSVELVGQQEKNETVDAILPKVETANSSQGPDGEGEPPVKLSIHVTNNMDIAPNQTDKSSLEVEAQEKNDNGTDKPSLKLKAKKEENETVDAILPEVETANSSQNPDGEGEPPVKLSIHVTHNMNIAPIQPLVVESDSDGTASSQAGDNESSLDDLSASDDHNSSSGFVESNDSGSSGIDTSEYDASDTTVNDESDYEDDEDEDDYDPYYDLELTAEEFEFEEEEDEGETLDDDKDENEIMEVPNVSNVSLAGTSSEGEQAMEQDSDDDSEENGKIIELWQNTFATQYQFIASCVANYMAQAGKNEN; encoded by the exons ATGCAGCGCTCCTTAGCGCACAACTTGGAAAACGGCGGCAAGCGCACCAGCGATGTGGAGCCAGGCCGGGTTCTATCCTTCTCGCAGCTAAACCTGAAGCGCGACGTTCTGCGCGGTCTAATGCGCAATAAATTTACGACGCCGACTCGCATTCAGGCGGCGGCAATTCCGCTCGTTCTCGCCGACAATG ATCTGCTGATTCAGTCGAAGAGCGGCACTGGGAAAACTCTGATCTATGTCCTGGGTGCCATGAATAGTTACAAGTCGACATTGCGCTGGCCGCATGCATTGATTGTGGTGCCCACGCGGGAACTGGCCATACAGGTGATGGACACCTTCTTTTACCTATCGTTCTTTATGAGCAGCTGCCGGGCCCATGCCTTTATTGGCGGCACAGATGTTGCCAAAGATCGCAAACGGATGAGCGAAAGCAACGTGATTATCGGAACTCCGGGACGCTTGCTGCATCTCTACCGCAATCGTGTCTTCGACATGTCCAAGATACGGCTTTTGGTGCTAGACGAGGCGGATCAACTGTTTGAGACTAAGGGCATGCAGGACACGGTCCATGAGCTAATCAGTGCGCTGCCCGAGAAACGCCAGGTTGTAGCCTGTAGCGCCACCTACGAGAATAACCTCGACGAGCGTCTGGCCAAAACCATGAAGCAGCCCCTATTGATTTCAAACAGTGAGCGCGCCACTGTCCTCTTGGGAATACGGCAGTTCGTCTATGATCTGCCCCAGAAGATCAACAGCCTCGAGGAGATGCGCTCCAAGCTCGATGCCCTTTTGAAAATATTCGCTCAGTTGCCCTACGAGCAGGCTATTCTCTTCGCCAGCAGCAAAATGCGAGCCGACTCGTATCGCAACTACCTCGAGGCCAGTGGCATCCAGTGCAGCCTCCTCACCGGTGCCATGGATCAGGCCGATCGCTTGAATGTTTTCAAGAGCTACACGTCTTTCACTACGCGCATCATAGTGGCCACTGACGTGATGGCTCGCGGCGTAGACTCCAAGCATGCCAATCTGGTCATAAATCTCGATCCGCCCAAGGATCATGTAACCTATCTGCATCGCATCGGAAGAGCCGGTCGCTTTGGCTCCCAGGGCATAGCCATAACCTTTGTCACGCCCAAGGAAACCGAGAAATTCCATAAGATTCTATCCGCCTGCACAACGGGAATGTCGGTACTGGAGTTCCCCAAAGATCTAACCGAGTCCGAGAACTTCAGCTTTTGGGATTTCGACAAATACAACTTCCCTTACTACGTCAAGACCGAGAGTTCTCCCCTTGCCGAAATGCCAGTGAAAGGTCCAAAAGTCGCTGAAAAGAGTGACAAAGTTGCAGAGAAGGATGCAGAAGCTATAAATAACAAGATTATGGATAGTAATGAAAGCATAGATAAGGATTTTGTTAAACTAGAAGCCATGGAGGCAGCTATGGGTGATCCCCAGCAGGAAATAATGAAAGAATCTAGTGTTGAGGTTGTAGAAAACGGTAGCAATGCTCCGAATACTGATTTGAATACGGCCAGTGAGCCAAAAGATGACATTTCCAAGGTGGAGACTTCCAATGAAGATGAAAAACTGGAGTTGCTCCTGAAGAAAACTGATCCCATGCAGGGCAGCACTGAGAGCCTCGAAAATGCTTTGTTTAAAATAGCAAACCTCGAAAAAGAAATGGCTGAGCTTCAGTCTACAGTTCATGAGAAGATTCTAGGTAGTGCCCCAACTAAGTCCACTGAGGAACCTCCCCAGCTCGAAGACAAAGGAGTTTCCACTGGGGAAGACTTCAAGCTATCACCAGATGTGGAAAATCCAAAGTTGATCATCACAGCAGATCCTGGAACTTCAAACAGTATCGAGTCATCTAAAAATCAGGAGGAAGTTGAAAAAATGTCTGCTCCAGAAAAGAACTCTCCAAACCCTGATGAATTATTTTCACCCGAGTTGACACCATCGTTGACTCCCCTTGAGATATCGCAGGAGCCGTCACCAACCACAACGACACCACCGGCGCCGCCAGCCAATTCGATCAACACCAAGACCTATTGCTTGGTGGCTCCGTATAATTTTAGCTCCTCGACTACGCTCCAGCCGTTGGCCATTTCGAACACTGTGGACGACGCCAGCAGCATCAGCTCCGATAGCTTGGAAAGTGGGCTATCCGCCAGCCAGAAGACCTATTCGTACGAAAGCATCTTCACCATCAGCGATGAGAAGGAGATTTGGAAGCGGTATAAGATGAAGGTGAAGAAGCATACTTGCCGCATTTCCATTCGCCGTCCTTTGCTCTACCATTGGATAAAGAGATCCTCCAATGGGGCTAAGCGTACCAAGATAATTTACAAGAAAAAG ATTTATGGAATGTACTCCCCTTATCCGGAGTCCAACTACTTCATTATGCTCACGAAATTCCAAAATCGAAAGCGCATTATTGAAAGACTGGACAAGAATATAGCGGATCAAAATTTAGGGGGTGCAGCGGTGCAGAGACTAATGGGAACTCTGTACGACTCTCTTGTTGAACTTTACGATCCAAAGTTGGAGAAATCCAGTTTCTACAAGCCTGAAGTTCAGCCGGAAAACGATACAAAAGAGAAAGTTCCTTTGCCGGAGATGCCGACTAATAAATCCTCCTCGGAAATTCAAGCTCAGGAGAAAGAGTTGGATGAAATAATCATTGTTTGGCAGGATTCGGAGACTGAGAAACCGTCCCTTACACTCGACTATACTGCATCCGAGGGCCAGACTGATGAAGTGAGAGGACGACAGGAAGCGGAGACTGACAACCCATCCGTGGAACAGGAAGGCCCGCAGGAAAACAATGAAAATGTAGAGACTGTTGCGCCGGAGGTAGAGGGAGAAGAATCGTCACAAGATCCAGATGTGGCCGGCGAACCTCTTGTCAAACTGAGCATCCATGTGACCAACAACATAGACATTGCTCCTAACCAGACTGATAAATTGTCCTTGGAACTGGAAGCCCAGAAGAAGGACGGCAATGGAACTGACAACCCGTCCGTGGAACTCGTAGGCCAGCAGGAAAAGAATGAAACAGTAGATGCTATTTTGCCGAAAGTCGAGACTGCAAACTCGTCCCAAGGTCCAGATGGGGAAGGCGAACCTCCTGTCAAACTTAGTATCCATGTGACCAACAACATGGACATTGCTCCTAACCAGACTGATAAATCCTCGTTGGAAGTGGAAGCCCAGGAGAAGAACGACAATGGAACTGACAAACCGTCCTTGAAACTAAAAGCGAAGAAAGAAGAGAATGAAACAGTAGATGCTATTTTGCCGGAGGTCGAGACTGCAAACTCGTCCCAAAATCCAGATGGGGAAGGCGAACCTCCTGTCAAACTTAGTATCCATGTGACCCATAACATGAACATTGCCCCCATCCAGCCACTTGTGGTGGAATCTGATTCAGACGGCACTGCATCCAGCCAAGCTGGAGACAATGAGTCCAGTTTGGATGACTTGAGCGCGAGTGACGATCATAATTCATCAAGTGGCTTTGTGGAGAGCAACGATAGTGGCTCATCCGGCATAGATACCTCCGAGTACGATGCCAGCGACACTACCGTTAACGATGAGAGCGATTATGAAGACGATGAAGATGAAGATGACTACGACCCTTACTACGATCTGGAACTGACAGCTGAAGAGTTTGAATTCGAAGAAGAGGAGGACGAGGGTGAAACTTTGGATGACGATAAGGACGAAAATGAGATAATGGAAGTGCCCAATGTTAGCAATGTTAGCCTGGCTGGAACCAGCTCTGAGGGAGAGCAGGCGATGGAGCAAGATTCGGATGATGATTCGGAGGAGAATGGAAAGATCATAGAATTGTGGCAGAATACATTTGCAACGCAGTATCAGTTTATTGCCTCGTGTGTGGCTAATTACATGGCACAGgccggaaaaaatgaaaactaa